In Streptomyces erythrochromogenes, the DNA window TGCAGGCCCTTCTGGAAGGCGTCCCCGCCCGCGCGCGGCCCGGACGCCGTAGCCGTCTCCACCGGGGCCTTGCGGGCCGGTGGGGCCTTCTTCACGCCGAGTTCGCCGAGCCGGCGCCGCTGCTCCTCGTTCAGCCGGTCCCAGCCCCGCCGTTGGGTGGCCAGCCACCGTCCGACGTCCTCACCGTGCCGCGTCACCCCCGGCACGATTGCGGTCAGGCGGGCGCCTTCGGTGAGGAGCTGGGTGAGGTAGGTGTAGTGCCGCTGCCAGTCGACCGTCCACCCCAGCACCCCCGGGTTCCAGTCCGGGTCGATCGCGGCGAGCGCGGCGGCCCGCCGCTGCGCCCGGCCGGGGTCCTTGCCGAGCCCGCCGGGGCGGCGGATGTTCGTGAGGTACTGCCCGATCGCGATGTCGAGGATGGTGGCGCCCCGTGGAGCCGCGAGGGTGCCGTGCAGCTCGTAGTAGGCTCGCGCGGCGCCGAGGTTCTGCTCGAAGCCGGCGTCGGCGGTGTCCCAGACGATCCCGAGCTCCTCCAGCTCGGCCGCCCGCTCGCCGGTCATGGTCCCGGCCCGGTAGGCGCGCCGTTGATCGGACAGCCATCGCCCCAGCGGGAACATCCCCTCGGCCTCGACGTGCTCGTAGGGGACGTCGAGATCACCCTCGCGCTGCCGGTACCGCAGAGCTGCCTCGGCGCCCCGGCGCCAGTCCTGCCGTTCGGTGTTGATCACCTGGTAGCTGATCCACTTCGCGATCAGCGCCGGGTCCCGCGGCGTCGCGAACCGGAGGAGCAGCCGTGACTCCTCCTCGCCCTCCTCCGGCGCCTGCCCGACCGGCCGAGACGGGTCCACGATCCTTTTCTGGTTCTCCTGTGGAACAGCAAGCATTTCCACGGCCTTTTCATCGTGCGCCCGTAGTCCCGCCAAAACTCGAACCAGCGGCCGATACGAATTGGACGAAAGCATGTCCTCAGGCTTTTCATCCTTCCGCAGAAATACGGGGACGATGAGGGTGGCCATCTTTCCTTCACCGGGCTTCTGCCGCAGGGCCCGCCCGATGGCCTGGACGATGTCGACGGCAGACCCCTTGGGATCGATCAGGGCCACGCTGTCGGTGGCCCGGATGTCGACTCCCTCGCCCAGAACCCGGCAATTCGAGAGCACGGCGCGGCCGGCCCGGCGGCCGAAGTCCGCGAGGACCGACTGCCGGTGGGTGCCGTCGTGTTCTCCGCACAGCCACCCCGACCACACCCGCTCGGGATGCCGGCCCGGGTCGACCTGGTGCAGCCGCGCCGCAACGCGGTGCAGGCCGGCCGCGAAGGCCTCGGCCTCGATCGTGCGGTGGTGGAAGGTGATGGTGGTCTGCAGCCCGTGCTCGGCCATGGTCTCCAGGAGAGCGGTCTGCATCGCGGCGAGGCGCTGGCCGCGCAGCTGCTCCTCGTACCGCTCCTCACTGTTCAGCCGTTGCGGAGTGACGACGGGGTCGGTGAGTTCCGCGACGACAATTTGATACTTCGCCAAAAGCCCCCGGGAAATAGCCGAAGCGAGCGACAACTCATAAACAACCGGCCCGAACACCCGCTCGTCGTCCATCGAGCAGGCGAGCTCCTTCGGCAGCCGGTCCCAGCGCGGCCGGGAGACGTAGACCCGCCCCTCGGCCTCAGCCTCCTCACGCTCCCCGCGCTCCTCCGCCGCACGCCGGCGGACCTCCTCCATCTCCCGCTCCTGCGCCTGGGACCGCGGGGGCCGTTCCATCCAGATCCTCGGGGTGGCGGTCATGTAGAGCCGGCGCATCGCGGGGATGACTTCCTGGCGGTGGACATCGGCCCACGCCTTCCCCGCCGACCCCGACGTGCGGTGCGCCTCGTCGACGACCACCAGGTCGAACACGTCCATGGGCAGCCCATATGCGCCTTCGTGGGCCTCGGCGAGGACCGGCAGGGAGGCGTACGTGGCGTAGACGGTGACGGGGCCGCGCCCGTGCCACAGCCCCAGCTGCGGGGCCGAGGTCGTGGTCCGGACGTCGAGCTGCCACAGCTGCGGGTCGTCCTCCAGGGAGCAGACCGCGACAGCCGGCCCGGTGTGCCCGGCGAGCCGCCACTCCCGGACCGTCTGCGTCAGCAGATCGAGCGTCGGCAGGAGCACCAGGACCCGCCCGTGCCGCGCCAGTTGGAGCGCTGCTGCCGCGGCGATAAAAGTCTTCCCGGTCCCGCATGCGGAAATGACCGTAGCCCTCAGGCCCGCCTCCGGAATCCGCTTTCCCGGCGGGATATCCAGCCCCCGGACAATGGCCTCCACCGCCTCCTCCTGGTGAGGACGAAGCACGATGTCACCGGACTTCTGCATTCGGTACTCCGCTGAACTCGAAGCGGCGGGCAGACCCGCCGGGGGAGGGGGTGGCGATGTTCTCGGGATCCTACACACCTACACGCATCACATCCGTAGTGATGCACACAGAAGACTCTATCGTTCTTACACCCACGGCGGCGTCCTGAACAAGACATCACCGGATTCCGTACCAGAAACGAGCGGCCTCTACCCCAGCTGTGGGTCACGCGTGGACGATGGATGCGCCGACACACCGATGGGGGAGTGCCATGGAGCGCAGTGCACAGGAGATGACACGTCTGCTTCACCTGGTAGAGGAGGCGACCAGGATCCGCAGGGTGTGGGAAGAGGTGGCCACAACCCGGTGCTGCCGCCCGGCTGAAGAGGTGAAGGCTGCGTACGAGGCCGCTGCGGAACGGTGGGACGTGTCTCTCGACGAACGGACCGTCACTCTCTCCAGCATGTGGATCGGGGGATCCTCCTACTGGGAGTAGCCCACCACCACCCCACCGCGTACTGCCAGCCGGCCCGCGGCAGCGGGCCCAGGACCTGGAGGCGTAGCCGGAAGGTCCCAGGGGTGGGAGCGTCAGCGGACACCCCAACGGGCCGAAGGC includes these proteins:
- a CDS encoding DEAD/DEAH box helicase, whose translation is MQKSGDIVLRPHQEEAVEAIVRGLDIPPGKRIPEAGLRATVISACGTGKTFIAAAAALQLARHGRVLVLLPTLDLLTQTVREWRLAGHTGPAVAVCSLEDDPQLWQLDVRTTTSAPQLGLWHGRGPVTVYATYASLPVLAEAHEGAYGLPMDVFDLVVVDEAHRTSGSAGKAWADVHRQEVIPAMRRLYMTATPRIWMERPPRSQAQEREMEEVRRRAAEERGEREEAEAEGRVYVSRPRWDRLPKELACSMDDERVFGPVVYELSLASAISRGLLAKYQIVVAELTDPVVTPQRLNSEERYEEQLRGQRLAAMQTALLETMAEHGLQTTITFHHRTIEAEAFAAGLHRVAARLHQVDPGRHPERVWSGWLCGEHDGTHRQSVLADFGRRAGRAVLSNCRVLGEGVDIRATDSVALIDPKGSAVDIVQAIGRALRQKPGEGKMATLIVPVFLRKDEKPEDMLSSNSYRPLVRVLAGLRAHDEKAVEMLAVPQENQKRIVDPSRPVGQAPEEGEEESRLLLRFATPRDPALIAKWISYQVINTERQDWRRGAEAALRYRQREGDLDVPYEHVEAEGMFPLGRWLSDQRRAYRAGTMTGERAAELEELGIVWDTADAGFEQNLGAARAYYELHGTLAAPRGATILDIAIGQYLTNIRRPGGLGKDPGRAQRRAAALAAIDPDWNPGVLGWTVDWQRHYTYLTQLLTEGARLTAIVPGVTRHGEDVGRWLATQRRGWDRLNEEQRRRLGELGVKKAPPARKAPVETATASGPRAGGDAFQKGLQALTQYVARTGSVTVPRGHEEAVVIHGEEHAVKLGIWLTNTRSRRGKLDQTQLAALAKLGIHWAQ